Below is a genomic region from Medicago truncatula cultivar Jemalong A17 chromosome 3, MtrunA17r5.0-ANR, whole genome shotgun sequence.
ttcagATTATTATTGGTGTCGACGTGTCCGTGTCATCTACTCTGTCTATGTCTGAGTTTCTGTTTCATAAGTCCGGATCTTTGGGTTTTTCtttcttgacaaaaaattattcaatattttcttgttttctagtcatcattttgttttcttacaGGATAATTATTAGGGTTTCATAGAGGTGGTAGTTAAAGAAAATTGTATATAATAGAACATATTAATGTGATTCATACTATGGTTTCTTCATTGCATGCTATTAGTAAGTTAGGGACTATGAAGCACAAATACttctcggattaggcgtgtcccggtgtcAGATACATATTGTGTCCGGCACTGACACGACACCCATTACatttaattatgtgattttctcaaattattattggtgtcgaTGTGTCCGTGTCATATACAATGTCCATGTCCGAGTCCGTGCTTCATAAGTTAGGGATGGAATGAAACTAACACTTCGGGATCTTTGGGTTTTCTTGGATAGTGAAAGAGAAGAATTAATGGAGAGTGGCAAGAATCAGATCACTGAAGCTGGTTCACTTGGACACGGGGATATGATACATGTCAAGCTTCCCGGTGGCTCTTGGTGGCCTGCACAGGTTTGTGAATTACACGATTCACCTTAAATGATGAAACGCTTGATACACTCTTTGATGTTGATTTGTTGACGATTTAATGTTGTAGGTTGTTAATGATGAGGCAATCCTTCAGAGCTTTCAACCTAGAAAGTGTCGCACAGGGGAAGTCCTTGTCCGGATCTATGGAAGCCAAGAATTGTCGGtattttattccatttatgtTTCTTTACAATTTGCACATTAATCTGTACTAACGTGCCCTTTTTGTTTTGCAGCTTGAATGTGAATCCCGTTAGATCCTGTTCTGAGTTTGAGTTGGTAAGTTGATATTTGGTGACCATTTCAAGTAAACCTAATTTGTGTTGTGTTGTAAATCTAATGGACTTTCCAAGATTTTCTCTGtgcttatttttatattatgatCTGTCAGATTCTCAAGAACAATAATGCGGATCTTAGAAAAATACTCGAGGAAGGTCTTCAAAAGGTAACAGTGGCTTCTTTAATTTAGTTGTTGATAATGAGGCTATAAGGctataatatttattcttttaggCAGTGAGACGTCttcaaaatattgaattaattttgtctgctgttgtattttttaatggGTGAAGGACCTTCCTAGCTCAAAGAATAAGCCAGCATCGAAGGCCAAAGGTTAGCGCATTTTTCCTGTTATTCTAATGGTTTTGCATACTCTACGAAGTTCAAATAGcatatctgtttttttttctctctctttcaaagGAATATAAATAATGAGAGTGTATTGTGAACAGTTTAAGGGCTTGCGTAACTTTTCCacttgttgttattgttgaataCAGCCTTATAGCGTGTCTGATGAAATCATGATTTGTTCTTCCAGAAGTTCTTTCTCTACTTCGTTATTTTCTCCGTATAGCCTTTACACTGTTGTTTTTCGTTCCCAGCTGTATATGTAGGCTGTAGCTACCAAGCTTATTAATGCCACTTGATGGTTCTATGTGCTCTTATTAGTCCATTGGAGTCCAATAGATGCTTGAGCCATTGGAAGATATAATGTCTCTGATAAGTATCTTCTGTTACTGTATGTTAAGAGGCTTAGTTAGTTTGGTTGATTGGTCAGTTGGCCGGTGGATTAGTAAGATAGTTAAGCGAAATAAGGCATGTTGCCTGTAAATAGAGAGGAGTGATTAGATAGAGAGACTGTTTTACCATTTGGAAACAGGTGATGGCCTTTTAGGAATCGGGAGTCGGGAGTCTCTTGAATACCCCTGGAATAGTTTGTAATCTATGTTCTTTCCCTCAATTCAGTAATAATGCCAGTTGGTTTCTATCACTAGTATCATAGCAATTCTGATTAGTTTGTAGGAATTGTGTTGTAAAGGTGGCTGCAGAAGAGATGAAAGGGGAGGCCTATTGGTGGCTGATCCAagcaaaactatattttttggGGAAAGAAGAATGATTGAAGAGATGAAACTATGGTGGGTtgttttatacttttatttGCATCGAGAGGACAAGATGTAATTGGTGGGTTTCTTGGAAGGGGAGTAATCCAAGGTTTGGAGAGTCTTTGACaggaagaacaaagaaaaaatgggAGAATAGGAGTGCCACCACCTAGGCAATTAGTTAGGAGATTCTAATAGGGAGTAGCGGAGGCTGGGTATTGGCCATTTGACTAACTCATGTAATCATTATTATGTGTCAGGAACCGTACGGTAGGCCgatagagagaagagagagtgtTCTCTTCTCTCTGCGGAGCTACAACTCTGGGCTTTGTAAGAAATTTTTGCTCTCAGTTTTCAGTATTCCAATGGAATTCACATTCTCTTTTCCATTCATTTTACTCTGCTCTGTCAATTGGTCTGACCTGGCTCTTGTTCAATCCACCTAAAAGGGCTGACAGAGCGACTGCTGTGGAAGTCTGTTTTGAACGGTTGGAGACCAACATTGAGGCGATGAAGGAAGTCTCCAGGCGGAGATAAGCTGCTCTGTTGCTGTATGTTAAGTGTCTTAGTTAGTTATTACGGAATTAGTTAATTGGTCAGTTAAATGGCTTGTTGCCTATAAATAGAGAGGAGTGATTAGAGAGAGGATAATCATGTCATTTGGAAATAGTTCGGGGGACTTTTAGGCATATGGAATAGTTTGTAATCTTTGCTCTTTCCCTCAATTCGGTAATATACCAGTTGGTTTCTATCAGTCTCACCGTCACACAAGGACGTCTTTCCGACCAATCTTGACAGATACAGTTGTCAGTCCTTTTCCAGCCTTGCCCACTCTTTCTCCACTAGTTTTATTCTATAGCTCCTAGCAGCTGTTTATCCATCATGGTTTATCTTCTATTTCAATCTGCTTCTGTTTTGACATTTGCCATGCGTTCACTATGTTTTGGTACAGTTTCTGTATTGTGTCTGTGGTCTTGTATATATATGATTACTTTTGGCCTCAAATACCACTGGGTGACTGGGTTTATTTGTCTCAAGGGTAGTAGCTTCAGCTTCAGTGCTGGTTagaatattactccctccgtcccaattTAACTGAGCCCTTGACtaatttcacacttattaagaaaaagtgtataagttaaagagagagaaaaatgggtTTGAGTGCCCTTATCAACTGTTGGTGCATTctctttatcataaatgcaaagtagaatatattgaattgagagtggtgaaagtagtattaattagtgttataattggaaaaaagtaattaatattgtattgaaaagtgaaatgggtcAATTTTTCTGGGACAATATTTTTCTGAAAATGGCTCAGTtgttatgggacggagggagtagcttTTATGTTGTGTTGAATATACATCAGAATGCTAAGTTACTGATTATAATGCTGGATATTAGTTATTTTTAGTGCAGATCACTGATTGATTGTAAATCGATGTGTAAGTTTCAGCACTTCTGATTAGCCTAACAAACAATTCCTCTCATCATTCTTTTTCAACAGGAATGCCAAGTGAAAAAACTGATAGCAAGTCAAAATCCAACAAGAAAGTTGAGGAGCAGACTCCAGCCAAGcgccaaaaacaaaataaggaGTCGAAGGATGGTGATCTTGCTAGCCCAAGCTGTGTAAGTATATGGATTTGAACCTTTTTAATTCGCGTGTTGGTTGGATCCAGTGACTGACTATATTGTACTCAGGAAACAACAGCCTCTGGAAAGCTCCAAGAGCTGAGTTCTCGGAGGATAAGAGTGATGCAAAGCCTGGGTCTCGTTGCTCCACTTGGATCACCATTCACCAAAGATAGGCGTAATTGCAACAAAATCCCATGATTACGGGGATGGAAAATTGTTTGCATGTGAAGAACTTGCGTAAATGCATTCTCTTTTAATAGAACATGCACATGCTCATTTAGTCAAATACCTTGTTAAGGAGTGTTTAATCTGCAGTTTCGAAGTTTCTTATTCAAGCACATGGAAGTAATTGTCCATTGGGACAAAAATGCTCAGCAACATTTATGAGTTTAGTTAGGTGGTCTACCATTGACTTTTGCATGCTAGTTTCTGATTTCTTAAGTTGGAAGTTTATGGGTTATATGTCTCGTGTGATTTGCGACAACTTTTTACTGCTCTTTTACACCTGCTAGTGCTTGTTTTGGGGATATGACTCTTATGATTTGCTAAAACTTTTTACTGCATGGtaatcattattttttgcttaaatGTCTTTCAGTAAATATCAGTTTTTGAATCctgtaaaataaattgtttaggTTCTTCAAAccaaaatttttgttttggtttttgtttttaatatttttttcactttggAGTTAGACGGTCCGTGTTTTAAGACTAAAACCAACACAAGGATAAAAACTTAAATCttttaaggactaaaactattttttttacagcaattaaaaatatttttcttagtGTTTGTAGCaattaaatagtttataaaCATAAGATGTTGGTTTTAGTAGCAAATCCAAAAACATAGATGTCGGTTTTAGCAAATCCAATACAGCAAttaaaaatactccctccgtcctaaattgtatgacgttttgggcatttcacacatattaaggaatgtaattaatattatgtgggaaagagatattatgagttgttttacaaaattatccttaataaattatattggaaagataaatgaaagaattgaaaaaagaaagagtaataaatagttaaggatataataggaaaagtaacattaatgtttcattggtattctaaagtgacatataatttaggataaatattttttctaaagtgacatacaatttgggacggaggaagtatttgTTTTTGGATTGTAACTTGAAGAGGTTCCAAACCGACATCTATGTTTTTGGATTGTAACTAGTCTAAGTTTTTGATTTGGAACCTCTTTTAAGGATAGACACAATTACAGTTTAATCATTGACAACGTGAAACTTTAAACCCACTATGAGTGAATTATACAACTGATCATATGGGTGTTGAACCAGTAATTATGTTCGTATGTTGTTGGGATTTGCCTAGTGTTTTACCATTTCTCGAAGAAGATAGTCTTAGTAGGAAGATGCACGCGGAAAGCCCAAAAAGGCATACAATCAACACATGTTTAATGATGTCTAAATCTCTTCTATTATCACTGATAGTGGAGCGAAGAGAGTAAAACATGTAAGAGTTGGGACTTGGGATCCTCTTCGATTGTTGAATTGTGTCTATCTCTTTCTTACTATAACTTGAAGAGGTTCCAAAACGAAAGAGAATAGACTAGTATATTGtaagtaggaaaaaaaaaaaaaaaaaaacctgtttAGAATATTAAAATTGAGGGTaccatttttcttaattttggaATATAAATCTGTGTCTACTTTGAGTGTATGGCGAGTTTGGAAAAATTAGGTGACCCTGTCATTTTatgtaacttttttaaaaacaacatctcaatGTAATTCTAACAATCTCACTCTCATTCCATGTATCAAGCAAGAATCCGGTGTCTCAAGTCTTGAATTATTCAACTGATCTGTTGTTTATGTGTGTGTATGTGGAATTAAGGAAGGAAACATGAGACAGGTATTTTACGATCTTTTTAAATGACGACATGTTCATACTGCTTTAAAAATGAGGTGAATTGTTTTCAAACTGAATCTTCTTTTATTTGATGTAAAAAGGAAAAGCGGTTATTCTTTTGCCCCTTGAGGAAAAAGCTCAGAATATTGTATTTCCGttccttttcctttttcctccttttcttcCTATTAGAGGAAATTAAGCTGAGCAGCTCGAATCCAACACTCCATCATTTTGCTTACTTGGTCTAATTTGTTCCATGTTTAAAGAACATCACTTCACTTTCCCAAAACATACATGCAAAACTCCTGTGTAATAAAACCTAGTGAGTTATCAAGTGCACATCACGTATTATGTAGAATATGATCTTTTGAAAgctcatatttaattttatcctACTCTTACCAACTATCTTATTATATCTATCTTTTTCATATCGTGTCCGTCAAAGAAGCTATAATTGTTGTATGAAAGAATTTAGACAATTATATAATTCTTACAGTAAAAAACTATC
It encodes:
- the LOC11429832 gene encoding uncharacterized protein isoform X1: MESGKNQITEAGSLGHGDMIHVKLPGGSWWPAQVVNDEAILQSFQPRKCRTGEVLVRIYGSQEFLNVNPVRSCSEFELILKNNNADLRKILEEGLQKDLPSSKNKPASKAKGMPSEKTDSKSKSNKKVEEQTPAKRQKQNKESKDGDLASPSCETTASGKLQELSSRRIRVMQSLGLVAPLGSPFTKDRRNCNKIP
- the LOC11429832 gene encoding uncharacterized protein isoform X2 is translated as MESGKNQITEAGSLGHGDMIHVKLPGGSWWPAQVVNDEAILQSFQPRKCRTGEVLVRIYGSQEFLNVNPVRSCSEFELILKNNNADLRKILEEGLQKDLPSSKNKPASKAKGMPSEKTDSKSKSNKKVEEQTPAKRQKQNKESKDGDLASPSCPLESSKS